In Porites lutea chromosome 1, jaPorLute2.1, whole genome shotgun sequence, a single genomic region encodes these proteins:
- the LOC140953683 gene encoding uncharacterized protein: MPPLSHEPQGLKFLQVVVTLLTAIHVRELFADDVLYSDWLQTFPKPDFRTNFTLRSNQGTGSFKEVRHGLNVDPFYVRVYAKPLQGNNSRFSFNGIGSSQSSPSRSSYGGLIFAYNSEFVRIWAPTSANGHIVFVKDGWGGEENTQESDEAEVIVEVWKDGSAPAFQIELVINTHVPNLTYHLVDHELRKLPERVIVRISPAESSDNAGFWFHGVGASQNPNPTSNFGGVIFAYNEKYVRLWAPDGVNNNTGCIFVGKEWGGGVNSERASKCKVEARLWVNQLPTPTFQQDWFPFKGQRDQNSFKEIVHGKNQLPSLVLVQLRAINGRNVGYVFEAQGAVQSDDDGNNEYGGVVFAYDENRVRIWAPSRNDGSKKGYPLLVKSGWGYGSNLQAGHDEVHVRVLVYYSICNTSTKILYEGKQCINKVHDSYKFVISQWSECSSICNNGTKTRSFTGCDVTSKETVHSCNFEDGSFCGWSNERGSGSLRWVITNASTPAVNTGPLWGHPKGSFYAYTDTTDATLGEEVTFTSPNIKGVNKCYLRFFWNMHGRDIGTLRVLVNTKNPLLGPYGRWIDSGWSMAGSQGNIWRAAFVNLELEKKMYQIRFKHSLPENSGCSLPPCPECKPMNKCPNANVAIAGIRLDCQKDAPEAPLETCRKREVPLAGCEILAVSPSSKGPAYSTERVVLDNYVKANGSLYDLIASYEFKVSFLADFVVWKQMFATSNKTNDISFRIDEGDWVHWIPPQKASHALWTQYYHQTFTLNPGIHTISLRQVEKGFRLLKLAVVPVTISVWTDLGMQSRYIPDSFLYGHPSSHPPARFGRIHAKDAWCSTDQNPGFVYFQVKLPQLALVSRISVQGGRDILLSQNNYWIKSFRMKISLDGEKYTWYRDTKGAKGRRKFEANRDGSTIQNHTLMFAAPVRGIRIYPTEWENWICLRAELYGFYLGSEMCASSGPVDAASSSCVGDRNCGQNAECTTVPSQDYSNNILNVSGESCQCYHGYHGPSCEHYGCSSNPCLNGGNCSEANGTFNCNCLFGYYGNTCQHPCKSGYYGFNCSYKCNCTEHGSCDVATGHCHCRRGYYGESCEKVCSPGYFGYNCAQRCQCKNSASCDPKLGSCNCTAGWTGDVCDKPCPLNTWGVSCSQNCSCQKSALFCNRFTGNCICLPGYHGDECQYPCPSGTYGVNCSYDCKCQNNATCSRIDGTCNCTQPGWAGVLCNRPCPGGSYGVNCLRKCECRNGGACDRKTGSCICRSGFFGQFCDKPCSQGFWGQNCSMTCSCLNGALCNSVNGQCTCRTADGCQCSPGWTGSDCSKPCNDTSWGSNCQNVCLCQHNGICNQVNGTCHCVPGYKGPKCEHSCPQGYYGQKCAFKCGCTSSQSTGCDPVTGVCTCKSGFTGRHCDVPCPAGKWGLNCSQSCSCDHGGCNPVSGNCTCDRGWKGQRCDQVCSNCGQPCPPCFHGNGSCDQVSGKCLCFPGYQGSSCLEACSVGYYGDKCQQKCDCANGETCHHVTGQCLCKLGWTGARCNEACPKGSFGHNCTQTCPCVRGTCDPMNGLCACPSGYHGYLCDRLCSGGAGCSERCQCANGARCDYMTDQCVCPAGWTGKTCQGSCRQVRVIPGVFGANCSQRCICPGSCDPVTGSCSCPRGFQGPNCQEACADGWYGANCSQRCNCMNSASCNHVDGSCTCTPGWSGVNCTERCPAGYYGMLCASKCQCSVNGTGSASLCNSVTGECNCSLGYHGYRCEEQCREGFYGKNCSQRCQCQNSHSCSITDGSCTCKPGYYGAACHLPCPKDRYGANCNNTCQCIWSNTHSCDRVDGTCYCRDGYRGVDCESVCPEGSYGRDCNGNCTCQNGAVCDHVKGTCACTAGFKGQSCETTCAEGRFGVNCSRKCLCRNGAKCSRFDGQCYCAPGFFSKYCENECRSGRYGVNCTNICDCNLRNSPNCDPKTGECLCFLGFKGPRCDEPCEDGFYGKNCQKPCPVCSSHVIGPCQKAHGNCSCSPGYQGYRCFDDCGLQHYGLHCKQSCQCTSDELCHHINGLCLDMSRGKFSLIVNDTIEELHDRVRMRDIKRGLEKLMELYFDEKPSDDEVAAATASEDGSALAQSRLDVLDGVNGSSTTTDRPTSRSSVSASHTNEKESTPQNVKHVFMVRLLEDEMQPVVKEDLGDATRVVCVLLDNFTVVDGHYVDEVLSRVPSGMITSELQVDYYTGKLYKKKTGSKVEMHLPLIIGASVGFFLIVTIIALFAFIRRRYKRRSRFASYKKGNTKDQSEFELQPWIGRNTGYLLAFDNPYYDVLAAMGLDDDIEEDYYNPLYDDVSMYSDSGENTSEESCHKDLSSMVIRS; encoded by the exons ATGCCTCCCTTGTCGCATGAACCTCAGGGTTTGAAGTTCTTACAGGTTGTTGTGACGTTGTTGACAGCCATTCATGTTCGAGAACTTTTCGCCGATGATGTGCTTTACAGCGACTGGCTGCAGACATTTCCGAAACCTGACTTTAGAACTAATTTCACGTTAAGATCAAATCAAGGCACCGGTTCGTTTAAGGAAGTTCGTCATGGGCTGAATGTGGATCCATTTTATGTTCGTGTTTATGCGAAGCCTCTGCAAGGAAACAACAGTAGGTTTTCTTTCAATGGCATCGGTTCTAGCCAGTCTTCACCCTCAAGAAGTTCTTACGGTGGCCTAATTTTTGCTTATAATTCGGAGTTTGTTCGAATTTGGGCTCCTACGAGTGCGAATGGCCATATTGTATTCGTGAAAGACGGCTGGGGAGGCGAAGAAAATACTCAAGAATCGGACGAGGCAGAAGTTATTGTTGAGGTATGGAAGGATGGCTCGGCGCCAGCTTTTCAAATCGAACTTGTTATCAACACCCACGTTCCAAACCTAACCTACCATCTAGTTGATCACGAGTTAAGAAAATTACCAGAGAGAGTTATAGTCAGGATTTCCCCTGCTGAAAGCTCTGACAATGCAGGTTTTTGGTTTCATGGAGTGGGAGCTTCGCAAAATCCAAATCCTACCAGTAACTTTGGTGGGGTGATATTCGCATATAATGAAAAGTATGTGCGTTTATGGGCCCCAGATGGTGTTAACAATAACACTGGCTGCATTTTTGTAGGTAAGGAGTGGGGTGGTGGAGTTAACTCTGAGAGGGCCTCAAAATGTAAAGTAGAGGCACGACTCTGGGTTAACCAACTTCCAACACCTACTTTCCAGCAAGATTGGTTTCCTTTTAAGGGGCAAAGAGATCAAAACTCATTCAAGGAAATCGTCCATGGTAAAAATCAATTGCCGTCACTTGTTCTTGTTCAACTTAGAGCAATCAATGGAAGGAACGTGGGCTATGTCTTTGAAGCCCAAGGTGCAGTTCAGTCTGACGATGATGGGAACAATGAGTACGGAGGTGTTGTGTTTGCCTATGATGAAAACAGAGTCCGTATCTGGGCTCCAAGTAGAAATGATGGATCGAAGAAAGGTTATCCACTCCTGGTGAAAAGTGGTTGGGGATATGGCTCCAATTTACAAGCAGGGCATGATGAGGTGCATGTTAGAGTTTTGGTTTACTACAGTATCTGCAACACATCAACCAAGATCCTTTACGAAGGCAAACAGTGCATTAACAAAGTTCATGACTCCTACAAGTTTGTGATTTCACAGTGGTCTGAATGCTCCAGTATATGCAACAACGGAACGAAGACAAGATCTTTTACAG GTTGTGATGTAACATCAAAAGAAACTGTCCATTCATGTAATTTTGAGGATGGTTCATTTTGTGGCTGGAGTAATGAACGAGGATCAGGCTCTTTGAGATGGGTGATTACAAATGCCTCTACTCCGGCAGTTAACACAGGACCATTGTGGGGGCATCCTAAAGGCTCATTCTATGCTTATACTGATACGACCGATGCTACTTTAGGCGAGGAAG TCACTTTCACAAGTCCAAACATTAAAGGAGTTAATAAATGCTACTTGCGTTTCTTTTGGAACATGCATGGCAGAGATATCGGCACCCTTAGAGTTCTTGTGAACACCAAAAATCCTTTGCTTGGTCCCTATGGCAGGTGGATTGACTCAG GATGGAGTATGGCAGGATCTCAAGGCAATATCTGGCGAGCAGCTTTCGTAAATCTAGAGTTGGAGAAAAAGATGTATCAGATACGATTTAAGCATTCTTTGCCTGAAAACTCAGGCTGTAGTCTCCCTCCATGTCCTGAATGCAAACCCATGAATAAGTGTCCAAATGCCAATGTTGCCATTGCAGGCATCAGGCTAGACTGCCAGAAAGATGCCCCAGAAGCCCCCCTTGAGACTTGCAGAAAGAGAGAAGTACCACTAGCAGGATGTGAAATTCTGGCTGTGAGTCCTTCTAGCAAGG GTCCTGCCTATAGTACTGAGAGAGTCGTTTTGGATAACTATGTGAAAGCAAATGGTTCCTTGTATGACCTTATAGCTAGTTATGAATTTAAGGTGTCTTTCTTGGCTGATTTTGTTGTGTGGAAACAAATGTTTGCAACCTCAAACAAAACCAACGACATCTCGTTTAGAATTGATGAGGGGGACTGGGTACATTGGATCCCACCACAGAAAGCTTCTCATGCCTTGTGGACACAATATTACCACCAG ACGTTTACTCTGAATCCTGGTATCCACACAATATCCTTACGTCAAGTAGAAAAAGGCTTCCGCCTCCTAAAGCTTGCTGTTGTACCAGTCACCATATCTGTGTGGACTGACTTAGGAATGCAGAGTCGGTATATTCCAGACAGCTTTCTATATGGCCATCCTTCCTCTCATCCACCAGCAAGATTTGGTCGAATTCATGCTAAAG ATGCTTGGTGTTCCACAGACCAAAATCCAGGGTTCGTGTACTTCCAGGTTAAGCTGCCACAGCTGGCTCTTGTTTCACGTATATCAGTGCAAGGTGGCCGAGATATTCTGCTAAGTCAAAACAACTACTGGATCAAAAG TTTCAGGATGAAGATCTCTTTAGATGGTGAAAAATACACCTGGTACAGGGACACTAAAGGTGCAAAAGGTCGACGCAAATTTGAAGCTAATAGAG ATGGCTCAACTATACAAAATCATACTTTGATGTTTGCTGCTCCGGTTCGTGGGATAAGAATCTACCCAACGGAATGGGAAAACTGGATTTGCTTACGTGCAGAGCTGTATGGATTTTATTTGGGCAGTGAAATGTGTGCTTCCAGTGGCCCTGTGGATGCAGCAAGCTCATCTTGTGTTGGGGATAGAAACTGCGGTCAGAATGCCGAGTGTACTACAGTTCCAAGTCAGG ATTATAGCAACAACATACTGAACGTCTCTGGTGAATCTTGTCAGTGTTACCATGGATATCATGGCCCCAGTTGTGAACATTATGGTTGCTCATCCAACCCTTGTCTGAATGGCGGCAACTGCTCTGAGGCAAACGGCACATTTAATTGCAATTGTCTGTTTGGCTACTATGGCAATACCTGCCAACATCCTTGTAAATCAGGTTACTATGGTTTCAATTGCTCTTATAAATGTAATTGCACGGAGCATGGCAGCTGTGATGTAGCCACGGGTCATTGCCATTGCAGGCGAGGTTATTATGGGGAAAGCTGCGAAAAGGTCTGCAGTCCTGGCTATTTTGGTTACAACTGTGCGCAGAGATGTCAGTGCAAGAACAGTGCATCATGTGATCCTAAACTAGGGTCGTGTAACTGTACCGCAGGGTGGACTGGAGACGTGTGCGATAAGCCCTGCCCATTGAATACATGGGGTGTCAGCTGCTCCCAGAACTGTTCTTGTCAGAAGTCGGCCTTGTTTTGTAACAGATTTACAGGGAACTGCATTTGCTTGCCAGGATATCACGGAGA TGAATGTCAATATCCTTGTCCATCGGGAACGTATGGCGTCAACTGCAGTTACGATTGCAAGTGCCAGAACAATGCAACATGTTCCAGAATAGATGGTACCTGCAACTGTACCCAACCAGGATGGGCAGGAGTGCTCTGCAATCGACCCTGCCCTGGGGGATCATACGGGGTCAACTGTCTTCGTAAGTGCGAATGTCGAAATGGAGGAGCGTGTGATCGCAAGACAG GATCCTGTATCTGCCGGAGTGGTTTCTTTGGCCAGTTCTGTGACAAGCCTTGTTCTCAGGGCTTCTGGGGCCAGAACTGCTCCATGACTTGTTCGTGTCTGAACGGTGCGCTGTGTAACTCTGTAAATGGTCAATGTACTTGCCGAACTGCTGATGGCTGTCAGTGCTCTCCAGGCTGGACTGGTAGCGACTGCTCCAAGCCTTGTAATGATACCTCGTGGGGAAGTAATTGTCAGAATGTCTGCCTATGTCAACACAATGGAATCTGCAATCAG GTTAACGGCACTTGTCACTGTGTACCTGGGTACAAGGGTCCCAAATGTGAACACTCGTGTCCACAGGGCTACTATGGTCAGAAGTGTGCTTTTAAGTGTGGATGCACCTCCTCCCAATCTACAGGCTGTGATCCAGTCACTGGCGTCTGCACGTGCAAGTCTGGTTTTACAGGGCGACATTGCGACGTTCCCTGCCCAGCCGGAAAATGGGGCTTAAACTGCTCACAATCTTGCTCATGTGACCATGGAGGTTGTAACCCGGTATCTGGAAACTGCACTTGCGATCGAGGCTGGAAGGGTCAACGTTGCGATCAAGTGTGTTCCAACTGTGGTCAGCCGTGTCCACCATGTTTCCATGGAAACGGATCATGTGATCAAGTCTCCGGAAAATGTCTATGTTTTCCTGGTTACCAGGGAAGCTCTTGTCTAGAGGCCTGCAGTGTGGGTTACTATGGTGACAAGTGTCAACAGAAATGTGATTGTGCAAACGGGGAAACGTGTCACCACGTGACTGGGCAGTGTCTGTGTAAACTGGGctggactggagcgcgatgtaATGAAG CCTGTCCTAAAGGATCATTTGGCCATAACTGTACCCAGACATGTCCCTGTGTTCGTGGAACCTGTGATCCCATGAATGGGCTCTGTGCATGCCCATCTGGTTACCATGGCTACCTATGCGATAGGCTGTGTTCAGGTGGAGCTGGCTGCAGTGAGAGGTGTCAGTGTGCCAATGGAGCTAGGTGTGACTACATGACAGACCAGTGTGTCTGCCCTGCTGGATGGACTGGTAAAACGTGTCAGGGGTCTTGTCGCCAAGTGCGGGTTATTCCCGGAGTATTTGGGGCGAATTGTTCTCAAAG GTGCATTTGTCCCGGATCATGTGATCCAGTTACCGGAAGCTGTTCCTGTCCACGTGGATTCCAAGGTCCAAACTGCCAAGAAGCCTGTGCGGATGGATGGTACGGAGCAAACTGCTCACAGAGGTGCAACTGCATGAACAGTGCGTCATGCAATCACGTGGATGGCTCGTGTACATGCACTCCTGGATGGTCTGGGGTTAACTGTACGGAGAGATGCCCTGCCGGGTATTATGGGATGCTCTGTGCTTCCAAGTGTCAGTGTAGTGTAAATGGGACCGGGAGTGCTTCATTATGTAATTCTGTGACTGGCGAATGTAACTGCAGTCTGGGGTATCACGGTTACAG GTGCGAGGAGCAGTGCCGTGAGGGTTTCTATGGTAAAAACTGCAGTCAGCGTTGCCAGTGTCAAAACAGCCATTCCTGCAGTATTACAGATGGGTCCTGCACCTGCAAGCCCGGTTACTACGGCGCAGCGTGTCATTTGCCGTGTCCCAAGGATCGCTACGGTGCCAACTGCAATAACACCTGCCAATGTATTTGGTCCAACACCCATTCATGTGACAGGGTTGATGGCACATGTTACTGCAGGGACGGATACAGAGGAGTTGACTGCGAAAGTGTGTGTCCTGAGGGATCCTACGGACGCGACTGCAATGGAAATTGCACTTGCCAGAATGGTGCTGTGTGTGATCACGTGAAAGGCACATGCGCGTGCACGGCCGGATTCAAAGGTCAAAGTTGCGAGACTACCTGCGCCGAAGGCAGGTTTGGTGTGAACTGCTCACGTAAATGCCTTTGTCGGAATGGTGCGAAGTGCAGTCGTTTTGATGGACAGTGTTATTGTGCCCCTGGTTTCTTTAGTAAATATTGTGAAAATGAATGCCGCAGTGGAAGGTATGGAGTAAACTGCACAAATATTTGCGATTGTAACCTCAGGAACAGCCCGAACTGCGATCCTAAAACTGGCGaatgtctttgttttcttggtttCAAAGGACCCAGATGTGACGAG CCTTGTGAAGACGGCTTTTACGGAAAGAACTGCCAGAAACCATGCCCCGTATGCTCAAGTCATGTGATCGGTCCGTGCCAAAAAGCACATGGCAACTGCTCATGCTCTCCTGGTTACCAAGGATACCGCTGCTTTGATGACTGTGGCTTGCAGCATTATGGTCTGCATTGTAAGCAGTCGTGCCAGTGTACAAGTGACGAGCTGTGCCACCATATAAACGGCTTGTGCTTGGACATGTCCAGAGGGAAGTTTTCTCTGATTGTAAATGACACTATTGAAGAACTCCATGATCGTGTGCGGATGAGAGACATAAAGCGCGGGCTGGAAAAGTTGATGGAGCTTTACTTTGACGAGAAACCATCCGACGATGAG GTTGCCGCAGCGACGGCTTCCGAAGATGGATCAGCTTTAGCTCAGTCTCGTTTGGACGTGCTAGACGGTGTTAACGGGTCCTCTACGACAACTGATCGTCCCACAAGTCGGTCATCGGTTTCTGCGAGCCATACTAATGAGAAGGAATCCACGCCTCAAAACGTGAAGCATGTGTTTATGGTGCGCTTACTTGAGGATGAAATGCAACCTGTTGTTAAAGAGGACTTAGGCGATGCCACTCGAGTCGTGTGTGTTCTACTCGATAACTTCACTGTAGTGGATGGTCATTACGTGGATGAGGTGCTGTCCAGGGTACCAAGCGGGATGATTACATCGGAGCTTCAGGTTGACTACTACACTGGCAAGCTGTATAAGAAGAAGACTGGGTCCAAGGTGGAAATGCATCTACCGCTCATCATTGGCGCCTCTGTTG